CGTCGTCCAGAAACGCCACCAGCGGCGTATCGAGCATATCGAGCGCGAGATTCCGGGCGGCGGACGGACCGCTGTAGGGATGTCCGGTGTGGAGAACGGAAATCGCAAGACGTCCGGAAAATTCAAGGACGATATTCTCGATCCGCTCCTGACCGTCATTGACCACAATCACTTTGTCCGGCCGGCGGCTCTGCGCCGCCACCGAGGCCAGCGCCCGCCTGAGACTTTGCGGCCGGTCGCAAGTGGGAATGACCAATCCCACGGCGTCCTGCCCCGCATGCTCCGATACCCCCGGGCCCCCGAACAGGATCGACGCAATATCGTGCAGCGCCTGACGATTGAATCGCTCATCTGCCTGCAAATCGCGCAGTGCCTGCGTGTTGGATGTCCCGACAGCCCGCGACACCGCGAGGTCGGCCTCCGCCGCAAGCATCCTCCTGACGGGCCGAAATACCTCCCGCCAAATTTTCCGCATGATCATTGTTGGACGATTTCCGGATCAATCGACCCCTGGCCGAGGGCCAGAAGCATGATCGATTTGGGGCAAGCGTGGATCGGGTGGCGGATTTGATTTCGGGCGCAATCAAAATCCGCCCGAACCTTATCCGGTTTGGTTCCCGCCACAATCGGAAAACTCACTTTTCCCTTGCCCCGCGCATGTCGCGGCTGCAACGGGACCGGGGGCCGTCTACCCCATCCCGAAGAACATCAAGGTCTTGCGGGTGTACTCCTCGGCGTAGTCCACGATCTTGTCGGAGCCTTCGCGCGCGCGCGCTTCATCATTCTCCGCGATCCGGCGCGCCACGAAGGCATGCAGCGTGCAGACGCGCTGCAAATCGCCGAACTGCTTGAAATGCACGTACCAGAACCGCCGCGTCTGCGCCTCGATCGGGGTGATCGCCTGGGCTGCATATTTATTGCGCGCGGTCGCCACGATCAGCGAATTGAATTCGCGGTCGGCCTCGACAAAAATATGACCGTCATTCCTTGCGGCGGACTTCTCGAACATCAAGGCCAGTTCGCGAAACCGCTTGCGCTCGACCTCGCCCGCGAACCGCGCCGCGCGGCCCGCCAGCACGTTCTCGATACCCTTGCGGACCTCGATCATCGCGAGCTGATCGACGAGATCGATCTCCGACACGAACGCCCCGGAGCGCGGCACGATCTTCACCGTGCCCTCGAACGACAGACGCTGGAGCGCCTCGCGGATCGGCGTGCGGCCGATGCCGAGCTTGGCGCTCAGCGACGCCTCGGAAATGCGTGAACCGGGCGGCAGTTCGTGCGTGACGATCATCGCCTCGATCAGGCGATAGGCGATACGCGACTGCGGCTCGTCGTCGTTGTCGGAAACGTCGGGAAGACTGCTGGGGCGATTCATGGGCTGCATCATAAGTGCGCGCGCTCATTGCGGCTGAAGAAAAGATCGCCGGGACATTGCGGCCGCAAATCCCGCCGGACGAATCATATCCCGCCCCCGCGGGAATCGCAGCCGGCGCTTTCAGCCACCTGCCGGAATGCACGCTTAGGGCTTCTCCGACCAACGTTCAATACGCCCCACGCCCACGCTGGCCTGCTTCCTGCTTGAAGCCCTGTGGACGCCGGGCGGGCGATCCAGTGCCCAGCCAAAGGGGCTCTTGTTTGTTGTTTCCTTTCTGCCATAATCGTATGTCTCTGACATACCAGAAACATAACAACAAGCAAGGCACCGGCGGAAACGACCTATTCACAACAAAGGGAGCGGTAAAAATGACGACGACGAATACGCAGGCCTCATCGGCGCCATCCCCTTCGAGATGGTTTCAATTGCTACTCGGCATGATCGCGATGATGGCGATCTCCAGCCCGCAATATGTCTGGGCGCTGTTCACCGGACCGTTGACGGAAAAGCTGCGGGTTTCGCTCGCTGAAATCCAGGTCACTTTCTCACTGTTGATCGTTCTACAGACCTTTTTCTCGCCGGCGCAGGGATACCTCATCGACCGCTTCGGTCCCCGTCTGCTGCTGTCGGTCGGCGCAATTCTCACCGGCCTGAGCTGGGTGCTGGCCGCGAATGTCACGACGCTGACGGGTCTCTATATGACCTATGGTCTGTTCGGCGGCCTCGGCACCGGCATCATCTATATCGGCGTCGTCGGCATGATGGTGCAGTGGTTTCCTGACAAGCGTGGTCTCGCCACCGGCCTTGTCGCGGCGGGCTACGGCTTCGGCGCGATCCTGACCACCTTGCCGATCTCCACGAGCCTCAAGAGCAACGGTCTGTCGAGCACGCTTGTGACCTTCGGCATCGTCTTCGGCATCGTGGGCATTCTCGCGGCGATCTTCATGCGCCGCCCCGAGAAATCCATTGCCTTCACCGCACCGGACGCCGAGGAACGCGGACTGATGCAGAGCACCCGCAACTACGCCCCGCGGGAAATGCTGCGCAATCCGATCTTCTGGCTTCTGTTCGTGATGATGACCATGATGTCCACCTCGGGCCTGATGGTGATTTCGCAGATGGGCGCGTTCGCCAAGGATTTCGGCGTCAAGGATGCCCTCGTCTTCGGCCTCGCCGCGTTGCCGCTTGCGCTCACCGTCGATCGCATCACCAACGGCGTCACCCGCCCCTTCTTCGGCTGGGTGTCGGACCGGATCGGCCGCGAAAACACCATGGCGATCGCCTTCGGTCTTGAAGGTATCGCGATGACCATCTGGCTCGCCTATGCGCACAACCCGCTGGCTTTCGTTTTGCTCTCGGGCGTGGTGTTCTTCGGC
The nucleotide sequence above comes from [Pseudomonas] carboxydohydrogena. Encoded proteins:
- a CDS encoding GntR family transcriptional regulator, with protein sequence MNRPSSLPDVSDNDDEPQSRIAYRLIEAMIVTHELPPGSRISEASLSAKLGIGRTPIREALQRLSFEGTVKIVPRSGAFVSEIDLVDQLAMIEVRKGIENVLAGRAARFAGEVERKRFRELALMFEKSAARNDGHIFVEADREFNSLIVATARNKYAAQAITPIEAQTRRFWYVHFKQFGDLQRVCTLHAFVARRIAENDEARAREGSDKIVDYAEEYTRKTLMFFGMG
- the oxlT gene encoding oxalate/formate MFS antiporter, with translation MTTTNTQASSAPSPSRWFQLLLGMIAMMAISSPQYVWALFTGPLTEKLRVSLAEIQVTFSLLIVLQTFFSPAQGYLIDRFGPRLLLSVGAILTGLSWVLAANVTTLTGLYMTYGLFGGLGTGIIYIGVVGMMVQWFPDKRGLATGLVAAGYGFGAILTTLPISTSLKSNGLSSTLVTFGIVFGIVGILAAIFMRRPEKSIAFTAPDAEERGLMQSTRNYAPREMLRNPIFWLLFVMMTMMSTSGLMVISQMGAFAKDFGVKDALVFGLAALPLALTVDRITNGVTRPFFGWVSDRIGRENTMAIAFGLEGIAMTIWLAYAHNPLAFVLLSGVVFFGWGEIFSLFPSTLTDTFGTRDATTNYGFLYMAQGVGSVLGGPIAALLYQATLSWHVVFGVAITMDITTALLAIFVLKRMRATHLARNAQAAALATA